From the Trifolium pratense cultivar HEN17-A07 linkage group LG4, ARS_RC_1.1, whole genome shotgun sequence genome, the window AATAGACAAACCTTGTTGATCAGCCCATCGTCAATCACAGCACTACTGATCTTTTTAAAGAGCTCATAAAGTGCTTCAATTTCACTTACACTAACTGCGCACACAAGCAAAAGAAATATCTATCATCATCCATATCATGTGTATTTATTTCTAAATAGTAGTACAAGAGGTAATAGAATTCACAAATAAAATACAAGAGCATAACATCATTCATATGGTTTCAAAATCTAAAGGGAATGCCATAATATACAAGATATTAAAAGCACATATTCAAATCAAAATACATTTGCATACGAACAGAAGTtgcattataatttataatcatGAAGTTAGGATGATGCATACACACTGTCTCCCTCGCGAGGATTTCAGGATCGTCAAGGCCTGTTGTCTGCTTATATAAATCAAGGTCACAACACCGCAATAGAGGAGCACACAAATGCTTAATTCCCTCTATGCACTGCAACATGATAATATCTCTTGCAGCTCAAAATCGGAAAACTCCATAActgttccaaaaaaaataaaaatcaattagatATACAAATTAGTTAATTCATCATTAAGTCATCTTCAGTAGGCAGTTAGCAACTAAACCTTTTAACCATTTCCAATTTCAGCTGGCCAATCCCAAATGCCGGGATCTGCAAAACTCGAAGGCACCAACAGCAACAAAGCCTAGTTACAGAATTGAAGTAAAATCTCCATCACATTCTACTAAAGAAACTAAGAAAGTAAAGTAATCAAAACGAAAATACAAAAGAACAAGTTTCATGCTCTAATCAGGATCAGAACTTAACTTCAATTTACTTATTAGATCATCAAACTAAAAACACTCAACTCTCAAATGCTACAAATTATGGATTGCTTTCTTCCCATCAAAGATTCTTAAGTTTGACCAAATTCATGACAAAAACTTAATACAACAAAACCGAAAACCTCACTTAATTACTCCTTGTAGTGAAGTAGTTTAACCAATTAACTAAGAATTTGATAATGATATCTAATTATTCATATAACAACCATGCTAATTGGGAAtatcaaaaaattgtaaaagatCAAAACAATTCCATCTCTCTGCAGCACCTAAGATCCATGATCACACAGAAAACACACCCGAATCGCATTAAAACAATTCCAATTCCAatataaataattcaaattcaatacCCTAATAACAAAAGATTCAAATttggacaaaattaaaaattgttagATTCTGAATTCAACGCAATTCACATACACACACGTGCATAGGAAGTTCATGGATCTATATAAACCagacaaaaatcaacaaaataaaaactgaaaatttaTCGAAAATTCAACAACCCCAAATCACAATTTATGATAATCATGCTATTTCATAAGATTTCTGAGATAAAATTGAAGTGGGTAGGGTGAAAAATCATACCTTGAAGTTAAAGGATCAGCGAAAAAAGAGAGATTTTTGAAGCTTAGGGGAATGAATTGAGAAAAGGGGTTTTTGGTGAAGAAGAGAAGGGTTGTGTTGTGTATGAAACTAACGGTGGTTGCAGAAAATCGAATCGAGTGAGTGAAGGTGGCGAAAGTGATGATGATGTGATGACAGATGAGGGTACAAGTTGGAACCAAATCAATGCTGACACATATCATTATTTATAATCaattattgttaatttgttattatTCTTAGACATATATTCTCGgcaaattttgttatttttgtaccaaaataaaacaaaaaatggttgttattcaatttttagttttttttttttaaaatttttataggCAAAACTACATCATTGGTTCACTAATTTAATTTCGGTTAACaggttagttttttttatcctttttcatgatattttagtttatgaatgacaaaaaagaataaaaatgacgtgaatccttcaaaaaaaaaaaatgacgtgaaaaaaaaaagaataaattattttggaTGAAGATGTCATAAGGGGAAGTCAGAGACATCATTCACATTGAGTTTAAGAGCAAATAAATAAGTGAGTTATATATTACTCCCTTcgttttcttaaaaatattcaGTTCTATCATATTTAGCGTTTTTAATGAACGGTCCAGTTTGTGTTTTAAAgatacgatttgtcaattattgttatctttttcatatatatatatatatatatatatatatatatatatatatatatatatatatatatatatatatatatatatatatatataattgaaaaactaaagttttttttaataggaaTTAAGagaagggtataataggaataTATGATGCAAAaatccactttcttaatttggtgttatCATTATAACTGGACACTTTTAAGAAAACAGAGGGAGTACATTTTTACCTAAAATCTCAAGTAATTAGACTTATGAatcattttgtttataaaatattcaacttCTAATTTTCTAAACATTGTGAGACTTAACCCACTTCACACTTGTGACAACATTCCAGACGGTTGTAAAGAAAAGAAGATCTTAAAAGCTCACACATAAATCTCTCCAAAGACACTTATTGAACAAATCATATATACTTCCTAGATTGGCACATTTTaaatatgaagaagaagaactgaaAAATGATGAGTTTGAAACCAAAAccctatattttaatttccttgCAACTAGCAACTAAATTGTACTCTTTTTACGCAAATTGAGTTATATTTATAAGACCATATATTTATCAGAAGATGATAGACTCTTGGTTATAAAATGAGTTCATATTCTTACAGCGCATAAATATGATTACTTCTAATAGGAACCCGTAAGTATTTCTTGTTatgtttagaaaataaaaaaattattgaggacataattaataatttttaatcttTAAGGATGTTTGCTGtgtttttattcttattttttgttaataagtttaagggtcatgttaacttgtgccctaaggacacatgttaagctacctaaaaatagaaatatagcatttaatgatacaaaacatttaatgtttagataattgaatacaccacaagttcaataaattttttccacatttatcttcttaacatgtgcccttaagggcacaagttaacattctcctaagtttaaatattagttttttggatttattttcTCAATATATGTTTAGTTAAATTGTTGTTACATATTTTTCAGaaagttaaaaataagaaataaagtAAAAGTAAGATAATATTTATACTTACATATAAATATATCAACTGGAAAAGtataaaaaggaaaatactTTCCAACTAACCTATGACCTACAGTTCATTGTGAGGTTGTTGATGAactgccattcaaaaaaaataaaataaaattgttgatgaaCTGATTGGGGGACCATGTCTGATATTTAGTTTTTCTTCTTTAGAGTGTGGCTTAATTAAATAGGACACCTCTAACTAATAATTAGAATGGATAGGTCATTGCACCAAAAGTCCAGGAGTTGGAAAGTGACTAAAAATTAGAGAGGAGAAGGCTATCTATCTATGCATAAAACAATAGAAggcaattgtttttttttttttgacaaaccaaTTGGTctcttttatataaataaatataaaacatggatattattttttttttggataaatcaCTCTAATTAAATGCTTTTGCACCCGataataattttacaaatttCAGTCCTTAGACCGGCTATATGACTAATCTCCGTTCGAGTGCTTCAATTGTGGTTTAAAGCTCTTTCCACCTACCCAAAAATGTGTTATGCATGAATTGAATTTCAGTTCTCTTCACAAATTTGGTGTTGCTTAACCAACTGAGTCACATCAATTGGTTGTATAAATGAGTTTGGAAccctaaatataaatttttaataaacaaaaatgaatgcAAAAGTATCACTATGATacaagactttttatttttgttttttatctaTGGTTAGATAGGCCAACCCTATTCCTATAGAAATTTTCCATTGACAAGCTAAATCCTCCCCATGTTGGTTTTCTTTTTGTAAGTAAACTAGTGTAGGCCCAGGCCCAGCCTGACATTGTTAACTATCATCACTATACCATACAAGCATGATGCATGACAATGataatttattcaaattaaagTAGCATGTCTCAGCTCAATGCATGTGAAAATACCTTGGTCAAACCAAAAGAGTACCAAATAGTACAAATTTATTACTTAGGgaacaaatataatatttacaTCATTTTTCAATACAAAGATCTTATCTCACAATATTCAAATAcagtgaaaaaaaataatgcttAGGCAATCTCCTAATTTGAAAAGTTATCCACTACTTAGAATCTCCTAGTATGCAATGTAGTTTTGGTTACTGGTGAGGTCTATTCTGTACATATACAAACTCACTCAAGTAACTGTGTAAAGTATATTagaccaaaatttaaaatgaaaaaataactttGAACAATATCAAGAGTATACATATGAGTATGAATGTTGTCTCAGCTACTTCTTCTACCTCTCTAAACCTTGTTTGCAGAGTGGACAGCAAGATAAAATTTTCAGCCACTGGTCCACACATTTTAGGTGGAACACATGAGAACATGGCAATTGCCTAAGTTCTTCTTTGTCTTTGTATTTTGCTAAGCAAATGCAACATTCCTGTCAAGCACAGCACAACATGACAAACTTATTTAATTCAATAAACAGAATTGGAAATAAGACAAATCTTGAAACTGATGGAAATTGTAGCATATGTCCAAATTGTAGGGAAAAATTAATGTTTCTAACTTTTGTGtctcatttgaattttttagtaGCATTCCTCATTCTATATATATTATCAGATTAGCAAACTATACACTAACAATGTAAATATCTGTGTAAAACTTGTTTACATTGTAAGTTACTTACCGGATCTTCATTGATAAAATTTTCAATGCTTTCAGAGTCATCGGCAGGCTCTAACTTGGTATGAGGTTCTTTATGTATCCAACTTGGAAGTTGCGAAATTTGTTCATCAGTCGCACCTTTATTAGAAGAGGCCATGTTCATGTTGTAACCAAGGAGGGTGCTGATCAGTGGTACACAACAGCATAACAGAAGAAAAAGTAGGAAAGGGAAAGAGTAGCAGATTGCATTCCAAGTAAGCAATGTGATGCAGAGGACATGAAGTTTTGGAGCTTGTTGAAATGAACCAAAACGTGAGTCGAAAAACCAAACATTTCCCATCACAAACCATATGGCAAAGAAAAACTCCAGTGATGTCCTGCATTTGTTCATCAAGTGTGGCATCCTGGAAACATTGACATAGTATAGTgtaaattacattaattttcgAATTTCACCCACACAAAAATTGCATAAATCTAAAAGCAGTGTTTTTAAAACCGGACCCCTATCAAGTCTGGTGAAGCTATTGAATCGGATATGATATAGAACCGGAAATGATGTTAGAAAACCGGTCAAAACTCAGATTAAATATGTTCGTTTAATTGGTTATCCAGTGCCATATATGACCTGGTCGATCACTAGTCCAATTTTAAAAACACCATCTAAAAGAACTTGTTCTCTAATTAAGCTTGGATTGATGATGATTAAGGCTGTTATTCAAGCCAAGGTAGGTAACACAAACAGGTTTCACTATTTTTTAGTTCCAATTTGGTGCTAATCAggaattaatttttcttttgtttgacactaattttttaatagaaaaagtTCGTAATACTTCCAAATGATTGATTCACTAATTTAGtcttttcatttttcacatgATTTATTCTTAATTAGATTGGAAAGattgcaaaaaacaaaagattCTTCTCTGTCACAAAACTTTGAACTGATAAAAATAGAAAAGGTATGTGAGAGTGTTTGATTCTACCAAACTCTATATATGAGATAAATTACAAATACCTTTATAATTACTTGATACTTGGTATTTTTCTATCTTAAGCAATCCAATTGTTCTTGCCTAAATATCATAATCAATTGAAGGtgcaaatatttttttccttttgaaaTTCACAAACCAAAAATATGACAGTATGAACCTTTTCTAGCCAATTTTTAAGCATACTCAGAAGATTAATTTAATACCCTACATAAGTTATTACTTATTTGTAAGTATTATACTAATATTATGCATCAATTCACTAATAACAAAATTGACTTAAAGAAATTCTTGATGATTGAAAATGAATAGGATACCTTGTTTCTTCATTGTTTCTCTGCTGTTCCATATCAGAAAGACTAAGAGTATCTCCTTGAATAAGATAAATTTGTCGATACCGGCCATAAACCATAAGCAGATTAAGAACACATCCAATATCATAACCAGATATCCATACCCTCATAGGCCAAACAGGTTTCTCCCTCATTGAAATAGCCAAAATGAATGTAGAAATGATTATTTGTACGAACAAAACAATAAACTCCAACATCAACCAAGTACTCGAATTGAAAGGATTAGAGCCAAGATTAGACCTTGATCCATTTTGGTAATGAAAAACTCTTCTTAACAAGGTAAACCATCTTGATCTAGATATTCTCATCGCCATCCTAACCGAAAACGAAGGCGGTGACGAGACAAGTTGAGGTCTATTTCTAGAACTACCATCTCTATCTGCTCTTTCTGCATAACTTGAAGAAGATTGAACTATGCTGTTGGAATTCAACAAACACCTagaattcattgatttttttttttctcttatgaaATTATATCAAAGCTTTAAACTTTACAATTCATGAACAAAAGGGTATCTTTCAAACTAAGCTTACAACCTTTTCAAactaattataaaaacaaaCCTTTCATCAAACACATACTGTGCAAGATGAAAAAGATGAAGTTTTTATAGAAAGAGGATAAAGGGTGTTAAGGATTTGTCAGATAAGGTGGAGTTTGTGACTCAGAAGTTGACAAAGAATCAACTTATTTTATGAAACTTTGCTTTGATTCAAAGTGAATCATAAGGTTTGGTTTGGAGGGAAGTTAACCGTTGGCCAACTACTTTTGagatcatattttttatatgatatATGAAGTTGAACTTTGAATGAAATTGGAGTTCAATTTGGTGACTTTTTGTTTCTATagttaattataaaattatataatactaGTTgcaaagattttttgttttgttttggagtgaaatgaaaataaagtaaaaagtTGGTTTCCCTTTGAATTCAAGTGGATAAGAGAAGACTCAAAGCGATTAGTATCTTATAAATGGTGTCAATATATTAtgtagaatttaatttatacctGATGGTAAagtttacacatgcatccaataatatattaacacatTATGGTATTTAATAACATATTATtggatatatgtgtaaaaaatctttacaccgacaatacacaacaattaaactctattttgTAATCCCTcgtgacaatatataaaaaaaataattaatttttgtttatatattgtcacaTATGAAGtacaacaaaaatacaatttatttattataaataaactaaattatatGACTTAGAGTTTACCAATAAGTACCAATAAgtacaatttattttgtaatcACTAGTGGATAAGTTGCTTGAGCAGAGTGAGAATCTCCTACAGTGCAGTAAACTCTATGTTTAAAAAGAGTAAGTTCAAACAGCCAAAACCATAACTTTatgtcttaaaattttgagtaaactagtttaatttgattatagatatataatataaatataattttattttgaggtCAAATAATATgacaatttaataatttaattacaaGTAATGTCCTAATTATGTCGGTAAAAGTGAAAACCACATATTCTTTTTTAGTCAAGGTTCAACCCTTAGCCCTATAACCTGGATTTTGTGCAATCGAAGAGAGGTAATTGCATTGCAGTAGGTCATATATGACCTGTTTGATTAAAATCAAACGGTGCAAAATTTTAActtgaattatatatttaaaaaaaaattaaaatatgatattaaaatTTGGACTGTCTGATATTTATCGGACGGTCCAGGTCTCCTAACTATAGTGTCTTTGCACATAATCCAAATCCCTTAACCTAACAAAATTTAGATTttcttaataatttttcatcaaagtcttatgtaatattatttttatttttaaaggccttacaacataaattattttttccttaaaaaaaaaaaaattattttaggcaTCTGAACATGTTGGCGGTCTCAAATTTAATCAACAGAAATATATTATAACCTCTCTATAGTTGAAAATGTAAGTACAATTGATCAAACAtcgtgtatttttttatttataatttttgtttcttctacTTTTGAACTGTATTGATGTTTTAATTACATAAACCATATAATTTATAAACCATATAATATAACCGATTTGAATTATAcagttgattttttttgttggtattataTGTATGGTAAAAGGTTGGACACCTAATCCAACTATCGGGTACGTCATGTAATATTTGCACAGTGTGTGTGAGTGACTCTCCTTGTGTTTAATTATGTATGATTGCTATAGTTATGATTTACATAATAGCCACACCATACCATTCCAAAAAATGGTGTATACGTagcttaattttataatttgttgagATTTTATTTCCTAATTAAAGGAAAATCGTTAGAGTAAAGTTGTGATTAATTAAGACTTAGGTTACTTGCACATACACTACTCCTTGTGTGCTTCGAAGTTCCGTAACTATATAGCCATCTAGGTGGCGTcacctaagtttttttttttttttgaagcatttgttttgttttgattaaaagtagtagtattatttaaatttatgacATGACATAAGTGTGTTTGTATTAATTAGTTATTAAGTGGCGTATTTAGATTTATCGAATGccattattaatatttttttcaataatacgAAGGTCATTAGgtcaaattataaataaatacgATGATTAAAGTAAATATTGACAACATCTTTTACAAAATTCGGAGGTGGGTGACTAAGAAGAATGAAACCTGTAAGTATAGAGAGATCATAGTTTGCAATTCAATTAACAACTTGGTTTGCCTGCATGTATATGAGAGATTTAAACTTGTcggttatttatttatttttttgaaagtaCACTTGTCGGTTCTTGATCTCAAGTCAATTGATGAGGGAGACAATAGAGACACAATGATATACataaataatgtttttattattaataatataaaaaatactgGTATCTCACAGTTTTGGATACATTATATTGAATTCAatttcatatcatattttttatattaatttattttaatataaagttaaattttaaatgaattttatcTAAAAGGTATCGGTGTCCAACCAAACTCTAAAATGCCTATAaaatttttgtaataataattattccTTTAATACAATCACTAATTGTGTGTACgaaatttttttgttccaaaatgtttttttttttgacgtaatgtttttttttgttccaaaaTGTTAATTAGTGTTTTAAATGAATCTTCATACCTCAAAATTTTTCTTGCTCTTTGTTGGGATATTTGGAATTCACCAAAATTAGAGTTAATTAACATGacttataaaataaagtttGGCAAGCATAATATTAATTGCCATTTTTCCATAATCATAACACGGACTCA encodes:
- the LOC123919870 gene encoding E3 ubiquitin-protein ligase At1g63170-like, which translates into the protein MNSRCLLNSNSIVQSSSSYAERADRDGSSRNRPQLVSSPPSFSVRMAMRISRSRWFTLLRRVFHYQNGSRSNLGSNPFNSSTWLMLEFIVLFVQIIISTFILAISMREKPVWPMRVWISGYDIGCVLNLLMVYGRYRQIYLIQGDTLSLSDMEQQRNNEETRMPHLMNKCRTSLEFFFAIWFVMGNVWFFDSRFGSFQQAPKLHVLCITLLTWNAICYSFPFLLFLLLCCCVPLISTLLGYNMNMASSNKGATDEQISQLPSWIHKEPHTKLEPADDSESIENFINEDPECCICLAKYKDKEELRQLPCSHVFHLKCVDQWLKILSCCPLCKQGLER